The Acetivibrio saccincola genome window below encodes:
- the lysA gene encoding diaminopimelate decarboxylase: MFVSKAVNINEKNHLEIGGCDCLDLVNTYGTPLYVMDEALFRENCRRYKNAIEKYYDGKGLVVYASKALCTTAICKIIEQEGLGLDVVSGGELYTAITAGFPMERVYFHGNNKTYEELMLAIENNVGRIVIDNKEELVMVHEIAYKSGKKVNVSFRVKPGIDTNTHEFISTGQIDSKFGMAIENGEAFEIISKALKLSNLNVMSLHCHIGSQLFDLELFKLAAKVMLEFVAELKEKLNIEIGELNLGGGFGVKYTKEDEEIDYDSFIGAVSEVVKGVCSQKGIKVPKIVIEPGRSIAAPAGITLYRVGSVKEIKNVRKYVAVDGGMTDNPRYAMYQAKYDAVIVDRPDAPRTEKVTIAGKCCESGDILIKDIMLPEVKSGDVLAVFTTGAYNYSMSSNYNRIPRPPIVLVKDAKARIIVKREDYGDVIRNDIIPEDL, from the coding sequence ATGTTTGTATCAAAAGCTGTAAATATAAATGAAAAAAATCATTTGGAAATAGGCGGGTGTGATTGCTTAGATTTGGTCAATACTTATGGTACGCCCCTTTATGTTATGGATGAGGCTCTTTTCAGGGAAAACTGCAGGAGATATAAAAATGCAATTGAGAAATATTATGATGGAAAGGGTTTGGTGGTATATGCCAGCAAAGCCCTTTGTACAACGGCAATTTGCAAAATAATAGAGCAGGAGGGCTTAGGTCTTGATGTGGTATCAGGCGGGGAACTGTATACAGCCATTACAGCGGGTTTTCCAATGGAGAGGGTGTATTTTCACGGCAATAATAAAACATATGAAGAACTTATGTTAGCAATAGAAAATAATGTAGGAAGGATAGTTATAGATAATAAAGAAGAACTTGTAATGGTACATGAAATTGCATATAAATCAGGTAAAAAAGTTAATGTTTCTTTCAGGGTAAAGCCAGGAATAGATACAAATACCCATGAATTTATCAGTACAGGTCAGATTGATTCAAAATTTGGTATGGCTATAGAAAATGGTGAGGCATTTGAAATAATAAGCAAGGCTTTAAAGCTTTCAAATTTAAATGTTATGTCCCTTCACTGCCATATAGGCTCACAGCTGTTTGATTTAGAATTGTTTAAATTAGCAGCTAAAGTTATGCTTGAGTTTGTGGCAGAGCTTAAAGAAAAGCTTAACATAGAAATTGGAGAATTAAATTTAGGCGGAGGGTTTGGTGTAAAATATACCAAAGAGGACGAAGAGATAGACTATGACTCTTTTATAGGTGCTGTATCAGAGGTTGTAAAGGGTGTTTGCAGCCAAAAGGGGATAAAGGTTCCTAAAATAGTTATAGAGCCAGGAAGGTCTATTGCTGCCCCGGCTGGAATTACCCTGTACAGGGTAGGTTCTGTAAAGGAAATTAAAAATGTCAGGAAATATGTGGCGGTTGATGGGGGAATGACTGACAACCCAAGGTATGCCATGTATCAGGCAAAGTATGATGCAGTAATTGTGGACAGGCCGGATGCCCCGAGGACTGAGAAGGTTACAATTGCAGGTAAGTGCTGTGAATCCGGCGACATTCTTATAAAGGACATTATGCTGCCTGAAGTAAAGTCTGGGGATGTTTTGGCAGTTTTTACAACAGGAGCATATAATTATTCAATGTCCAGTAATTACAACAGAATACCAAGACCCCCCATTGTCCTTGTAAAAGACGCAAAGGCAAGGATAATAGTTAAAAGGGAAGACTACGGGGATGTTATCAGAAATGATATTATACCGGAAGATTTATAA
- a CDS encoding RDD family protein, translating into MRKIIKLLTPENVHIEYELAGLGSRFTAFFIDCLIQILAIIFIRLLMHFMDFDLIYIVLELGIVDFVLFTYTLILFFHLAYFVFFETFQKGLTPGKRCMKLRVIKGTGAPIGIFDVILRGFLRLVFLLPGFFLVDIMFVVLSNKSQRIGDFAANTIVVKTDRQKKPVTLKELIALNKEEESSSNVYPVDNYEYNLLKDFLERKLELSERREVIAHNLNMYFMKKFNLEKPHESPYDFFEEIINLNSK; encoded by the coding sequence ATGAGGAAAATTATAAAGTTATTGACACCGGAAAATGTACATATAGAATATGAATTGGCCGGGCTTGGTTCTAGATTTACAGCATTTTTTATTGATTGCTTGATACAAATTTTAGCAATTATATTTATACGCCTTTTAATGCACTTTATGGATTTTGACTTAATATACATAGTGTTAGAACTTGGGATTGTGGATTTTGTATTATTTACTTATACTTTAATTTTATTTTTTCATCTTGCTTATTTTGTATTTTTTGAAACTTTTCAAAAAGGACTGACACCGGGTAAAAGGTGTATGAAACTTAGGGTTATAAAGGGCACCGGTGCGCCAATAGGTATATTTGATGTAATTTTAAGAGGCTTTTTAAGACTGGTTTTTTTACTGCCGGGATTTTTTCTTGTGGATATAATGTTTGTAGTTTTATCAAATAAGTCTCAAAGAATAGGGGATTTTGCTGCAAATACCATTGTTGTTAAGACTGACAGGCAGAAAAAACCTGTTACTTTAAAGGAACTTATTGCTTTAAATAAAGAGGAAGAATCCTCTTCTAATGTGTACCCTGTTGACAACTATGAGTATAATTTGTTAAAGGACTTTTTAGAAAGAAAGCTTGAACTAAGTGAAAGAAGAGAGGTAATTGCGCATAATTTAAACATGTACTTTATGAAAAAATTTAATTTGGAAAAACCTCATGAAAGCCCCTATGATTTTTTTGAAGAGATAATTAATTTAAACAGCAAATAG
- a CDS encoding stage II sporulation protein M, which translates to MKEEGFIKENHKTWERLESLLKKFKSGNIHKFSKDELDDFLNAYNLTCGHLSYSRTYYGDTRTTEYLNSLVASAHSYIYATKKSNIKKIFNFFLVKFPLLIIDNIKPIILSASVFLFGALFSFILTIILTDNAAAFLSSHEVEFYLKRDLSEHTVNWDGAVHSNHIFTNNIRVSILVFVFGITLGVGSISILLQNGYILGVIGGLSFIKSESLYFWALILPHGIIELIAIFISGGAGLIIGYSLINPGKYSRKDSFIINGKKALKLVVGTIPLLIIAGFIEGYFTPSQKVSPVSKLLFSVFTLILFILYVAIPNVKYKNKLKAKNLDR; encoded by the coding sequence ATGAAGGAAGAAGGATTTATTAAAGAAAATCATAAGACATGGGAAAGGTTAGAATCCCTTTTAAAGAAGTTTAAGTCCGGTAATATACATAAATTCAGCAAAGATGAGCTGGATGATTTTTTAAATGCATATAATTTAACATGCGGGCATTTATCCTACAGCAGGACATATTACGGGGATACCAGGACTACAGAATATTTAAACAGCCTTGTGGCTTCTGCCCACAGCTATATTTATGCTACCAAAAAATCAAATATCAAAAAAATTTTTAATTTTTTTCTTGTTAAATTTCCTTTGCTAATAATCGACAATATAAAACCCATTATATTGTCTGCATCTGTTTTTTTGTTTGGAGCTTTATTTAGTTTTATTTTAACAATTATTTTAACGGACAATGCAGCGGCTTTCCTGTCTTCACATGAAGTTGAGTTTTATTTAAAAAGAGATTTAAGTGAACATACTGTAAACTGGGATGGTGCAGTGCATTCTAATCATATATTTACCAATAATATAAGGGTTTCCATATTGGTTTTTGTATTTGGAATTACTTTAGGAGTGGGAAGTATTAGTATACTGCTGCAAAACGGGTATATATTGGGAGTTATTGGAGGTTTGTCTTTTATAAAAAGTGAAAGTCTCTACTTTTGGGCTTTAATACTTCCCCATGGTATAATTGAACTAATAGCAATTTTCATTAGCGGGGGTGCCGGGCTTATAATTGGTTATTCCCTCATTAATCCTGGAAAATATTCCAGAAAAGATTCATTTATAATAAACGGAAAAAAAGCGTTAAAGCTTGTGGTGGGTACCATTCCCCTTCTTATAATTGCAGGTTTTATAGAAGGATATTTTACTCCTAGCCAAAAAGTTTCGCCTGTTTCTAAATTGTTATTTTCGGTATTTACTTTGATACTTTTTATATTGTATGTTGCAATTCCGAATGTGAAGTATAAAAATAAACTAAAAGCAAAAAACTTGGACAGGTAG
- a CDS encoding DUF58 domain-containing protein produces the protein MPFSKFFSLLIAIGIVPLLAGIISGVEFYVFVIYNSLLFILLIIDYIITPGKKHFEIRRICDSKLSMGGENQIIISIRNKSGYPLDIIAQDEIPLHMDIKDEFVKIKVPPYSEAEGKYVVVPEKRGEFTFGKIHIKYNGILKLCSKKYWYDVTENYKVYPNLKDLSKYGLKIINKNHLIHGVKKVKSHGGGTEFESLREYSEGDDYRKINWLATARANKLIVNTYEPEKNQQVMIMLDSSRVMNSEIEYIKKLDYSINASFLLADVAIRKGDNVGVMVFDSSVKRYVKPGKGKGQLQLIAENLYNVEENFVTANYKGALSYLNQNQKRRCLLCIFTELFNVQEAVSLSTALKNLARYHVPLVITIKDMRLYEIANGFAKNSEDIYLKAASIRLIDEREKIQKIFHDSGISVIDVPPDKLSVETVNKYLQMKAFI, from the coding sequence ATGCCCTTTAGCAAATTTTTTTCTTTGTTAATTGCAATAGGAATAGTTCCCTTGCTTGCCGGAATAATTTCAGGAGTGGAGTTTTATGTCTTTGTAATATATAATTCATTGCTTTTTATTTTACTTATTATAGATTACATAATAACTCCCGGCAAAAAGCATTTTGAGATTAGGAGGATTTGTGACAGTAAATTATCAATGGGCGGGGAAAACCAAATAATTATTTCCATAAGAAATAAAAGCGGCTATCCATTAGATATAATTGCACAGGATGAGATTCCCCTCCACATGGATATAAAAGATGAGTTTGTAAAAATTAAAGTTCCTCCATATAGTGAGGCAGAGGGAAAATATGTTGTTGTCCCTGAAAAAAGAGGGGAGTTTACATTTGGAAAAATACATATTAAATATAACGGTATTTTAAAACTGTGCTCAAAAAAATACTGGTACGATGTTACAGAAAATTATAAAGTTTATCCAAATTTAAAGGATTTGAGTAAATATGGTCTTAAAATTATAAACAAAAACCACCTTATACATGGGGTAAAAAAGGTAAAGAGCCATGGTGGGGGAACGGAGTTTGAGAGTCTTCGTGAATACAGTGAAGGGGATGACTACAGAAAAATAAACTGGCTGGCCACAGCCAGGGCAAATAAGCTTATAGTAAATACATATGAACCTGAAAAAAACCAGCAAGTTATGATTATGTTGGATTCTAGCAGGGTGATGAATTCAGAGATAGAGTATATTAAAAAACTTGACTACTCTATCAATGCTTCTTTCCTTTTAGCAGATGTGGCTATAAGAAAAGGGGATAATGTTGGTGTTATGGTATTTGACAGCAGTGTAAAAAGATATGTTAAGCCCGGGAAGGGAAAGGGGCAGCTCCAGCTAATTGCAGAAAATCTTTACAATGTTGAAGAAAACTTTGTTACAGCAAATTATAAGGGGGCTTTGAGTTATTTAAATCAAAATCAGAAAAGAAGGTGTCTTTTGTGTATTTTTACAGAGCTTTTTAACGTCCAGGAAGCTGTAAGTCTTTCTACTGCACTGAAAAACTTAGCAAGATACCATGTTCCCCTTGTGATAACTATAAAAGATATGAGACTTTATGAAATAGCAAATGGGTTTGCTAAAAACAGTGAAGATATTTATTTAAAGGCGGCTTCCATCAGATTGATAGATGAAAGGGAGAAAATTCAAAAGATATTTCATGATTCGGGAATAAGTGTTATAGATGTTCCGCCTGATAAACTGTCAGTTGAAACTGTCAATAAATATCTTCAAATGAAGGCTTTCATATGA
- a CDS encoding AAA family ATPase yields the protein MTDYIGEKQNFNGENTLDECKFTREKSEAIIQEISKVVVGQDDFIEKLVICLLTGGHVLIEGVPGLAKTLTSKVMSKVVKAAFKRVQFTPDLMPADIIGTKVFDAKKVEFYLKKGPLFTNIFLADEINRTPPKTQAALLEAMEERSISIDGETHKLEEPFMVLATQNPIEYEGTYPLPEAQVDRFLMKLLIDHIPQSVENELLKKFNTGFDSKKIDEENINTVCTYEDIKKCRKEIEKVLVKDEIINYITSITNATRNSPDLIMGASPRASISLLLTSKTYAAMQGRGYVIPEDIKELALPVLRHRILLKPEAGIDGMNNDDVIKSILSKIEVPR from the coding sequence ATGACTGATTATATTGGTGAAAAGCAAAATTTTAATGGAGAAAACACTTTAGATGAGTGTAAATTTACAAGGGAAAAAAGTGAGGCAATAATACAGGAAATATCAAAAGTTGTAGTAGGGCAGGATGATTTTATAGAGAAACTGGTTATTTGTCTTTTGACAGGGGGACATGTTTTGATTGAGGGAGTGCCTGGACTTGCAAAAACCCTTACTTCTAAGGTTATGTCAAAGGTTGTAAAGGCAGCTTTTAAAAGAGTGCAGTTTACTCCTGACCTTATGCCTGCTGACATAATAGGTACAAAAGTATTTGATGCTAAAAAAGTGGAGTTTTACTTAAAAAAAGGTCCTTTATTTACAAATATATTTTTGGCAGATGAAATAAACCGTACACCTCCAAAGACCCAGGCGGCTCTTCTTGAAGCCATGGAGGAAAGATCCATATCCATAGACGGGGAGACTCATAAATTAGAGGAGCCCTTTATGGTACTTGCCACCCAAAACCCTATTGAATATGAGGGGACGTACCCGCTGCCGGAAGCACAGGTGGACAGGTTTTTAATGAAACTTTTAATTGACCACATCCCACAAAGTGTTGAAAATGAACTTTTAAAAAAGTTTAACACAGGTTTTGACAGCAAAAAAATTGACGAAGAAAATATAAATACCGTATGTACATATGAAGATATTAAGAAGTGCAGGAAGGAAATAGAAAAAGTTTTGGTAAAAGATGAAATCATTAACTACATAACTTCCATTACAAATGCTACAAGAAATTCCCCTGACCTTATAATGGGTGCAAGCCCCAGGGCGTCCATTTCACTTCTTTTAACGTCAAAAACATATGCTGCAATGCAGGGAAGGGGATATGTAATTCCGGAAGACATAAAAGAGCTGGCTTTGCCTGTTTTAAGGCACAGGATTTTGCTAAAACCTGAAGCCGGTATTGACGGTATGAACAATGATGATGTAATAAAAAGTATATTGTCAAAAATTGAAGTACCAAGATAG
- a CDS encoding DUF4350 domain-containing protein: MRKKEIFIFILVFLFLSLVGIIILDIEIEMKESTNYSTYNNGKNGTRVLYRLAKEMGFKVGRYEKSARFLPDGVTMVAISPRINIINGSLERKYLLDWIERGNTLILIGSKELLIGNNYKILEGQEEYAKVFSYFGDNRMYNMGNGKVIYLDNYRRYTNDSIKNLDPGVAFIHALQVSSNEMILFNEFYHGLGREMPLLDVIGFTGRIILAQLMLAIIIYIFIKSRRFGKPAVVYKIIKREENENLYALSNIYMKAKANSMVLEIVYEKFKNELAGFLGYKGREINYDEVFNEAQKNPLFKGMNIKELAGNCEQYIKNNINDKRKMESLYIKLEEIRRVIRR; encoded by the coding sequence ATGAGAAAAAAAGAGATTTTTATATTTATACTTGTTTTTCTATTCCTCTCTTTGGTAGGTATTATAATTTTAGATATAGAAATCGAAATGAAAGAATCTACTAATTATTCTACATACAATAACGGGAAAAATGGTACAAGAGTGCTGTATAGGCTTGCAAAGGAAATGGGGTTTAAAGTAGGCCGTTATGAAAAATCTGCACGTTTTTTGCCGGACGGTGTAACAATGGTTGCAATTTCACCAAGAATAAATATTATAAATGGAAGCTTAGAGCGAAAGTATCTTTTGGATTGGATTGAAAGGGGAAATACTTTAATTCTCATTGGCTCTAAAGAACTGCTTATAGGTAATAATTACAAAATACTTGAGGGGCAAGAAGAGTATGCAAAAGTTTTTTCATACTTTGGGGACAACCGGATGTACAATATGGGTAATGGAAAGGTTATATATCTGGATAATTACAGAAGATATACAAATGACTCAATTAAAAATTTGGACCCTGGGGTTGCTTTTATTCATGCCCTTCAGGTAAGCTCTAATGAAATGATTTTGTTTAACGAGTTTTATCATGGCTTAGGAAGGGAAATGCCCCTGTTGGATGTTATAGGTTTTACGGGAAGAATTATTTTAGCCCAGCTGATGCTGGCAATTATTATTTATATTTTTATAAAATCCAGAAGATTTGGGAAGCCTGCGGTTGTGTATAAAATAATAAAGCGTGAGGAAAATGAAAATCTTTATGCCCTTTCTAACATATATATGAAAGCAAAGGCAAACAGCATGGTTTTAGAGATTGTTTATGAAAAGTTTAAAAATGAGCTTGCAGGCTTTTTAGGATATAAAGGAAGAGAGATAAATTATGATGAAGTCTTTAATGAGGCGCAAAAAAACCCATTGTTTAAGGGTATGAATATAAAAGAGCTTGCCGGAAACTGTGAACAATACATTAAAAACAATATTAATGACAAAAGAAAAATGGAAAGTTTATATATTAAATTAGAAGAAATCAGGAGGGTTATTAGAAGATGA
- a CDS encoding D-alanyl-D-alanine carboxypeptidase family protein, with the protein MFKKNAVYLMIILLLFNLFSLSTSASKDTVFSDDDLYGYDEEVVEAMVASKSFDSFESKAYILIDAATGQVLCEKNSNERLPIASVTKVMSMLLIMEAIDSGKIKLDDIVTASEYAAGMGGSQVYLEPGEQYSVRDALKAVAMHSANDVTVSLAELISGSEEAFVVEMNEKAKELGMKNTHFLDCTGLTDEGHYSCAYDVAIMSRELVTKHPKILEYTSIWMDSFRGGEFELTNTNKLVRFYNGADGLKTGFTRAAGHCLSATATRNNMRLISVVLGGSDSNSRFAQSRKLLDHGFANYESKKVNEKGGEVREVVIKKGIESMAMAVYADDLNLLLSKGNKDKIKREIRVLKSIAAPVKKGQRIGEVIYKVDGNEIGRIDLVCDREVEKVSFIKMFKRLFTSWYNIGRNVD; encoded by the coding sequence ATGTTTAAAAAAAATGCTGTGTATTTAATGATAATTTTGCTTCTATTTAATTTGTTTTCTTTAAGTACATCTGCCTCAAAAGATACAGTTTTTTCAGATGATGATTTGTACGGGTATGACGAAGAAGTGGTTGAGGCAATGGTGGCAAGTAAAAGTTTTGACAGTTTTGAATCTAAAGCGTATATATTAATTGATGCTGCAACAGGACAGGTGCTTTGTGAGAAAAATTCAAATGAGAGACTTCCCATAGCAAGTGTAACCAAAGTTATGTCCATGTTGTTGATAATGGAGGCCATTGACTCAGGAAAGATAAAATTAGACGATATTGTAACAGCCTCTGAATATGCAGCCGGTATGGGAGGTTCACAGGTATATCTTGAACCCGGGGAACAGTATTCAGTACGGGATGCTCTAAAGGCAGTTGCCATGCACTCAGCAAATGATGTTACTGTATCTTTGGCAGAACTAATTAGTGGAAGTGAAGAAGCCTTTGTTGTTGAGATGAATGAAAAAGCCAAAGAACTAGGTATGAAAAACACCCATTTTCTTGATTGTACCGGACTTACCGATGAAGGTCATTACAGCTGTGCTTATGATGTGGCCATTATGTCAAGGGAACTGGTTACAAAGCACCCAAAGATACTTGAGTATACCTCTATCTGGATGGACAGTTTCAGGGGTGGGGAATTTGAATTAACAAATACAAACAAACTAGTAAGATTCTACAATGGTGCAGACGGTCTGAAAACCGGTTTTACAAGGGCAGCAGGGCACTGTCTTTCAGCAACTGCCACAAGAAATAATATGAGACTTATTTCCGTTGTTTTAGGAGGTTCTGATTCTAACAGCCGCTTTGCCCAGTCCAGAAAACTTTTAGACCATGGATTTGCCAACTATGAGTCAAAAAAGGTAAATGAAAAAGGTGGGGAAGTCAGGGAAGTGGTGATAAAAAAAGGTATTGAAAGTATGGCAATGGCAGTTTATGCTGATGACTTAAATTTGCTTTTATCAAAGGGGAATAAGGACAAAATAAAAAGAGAAATAAGGGTTTTAAAGTCAATAGCTGCCCCGGTTAAAAAGGGTCAAAGGATAGGGGAAGTGATATACAAAGTTGACGGAAATGAAATAGGCAGGATAGATTTAGTCTGCGATAGGGAGGTTGAAAAGGTGTCTTTTATAAAAATGTTTAAAAGGCTGTTTACCAGTTGGTACAATATTGGAAGGAACGTGGATTAA
- a CDS encoding pyrimidine-nucleoside phosphorylase has product MRMYDIIEKKRDGGELTKEEINFFINGYCNENIPDYQVSALLMAIFLKGMNEKETSLLTEAMANSGDIVDLSEIEGFKVDKHSTGGVGDKTTLILAPLCAACGVPVAKMSGRGLGHTGGTIDKLESIPGFKTDISKEEFIKNVKEIGVAVVGQTGNLAPADKKLYALRDVTATVNNISLIASSIMSKKIASGADGIVLDVKTGSGAFMKTVEESVNLAELMVKIGKNMGRKTVAVVTDMDVPLGNAIGNSLEVIEALEVLKGRGPDDLKELSFELASKMLEISGLGDKNKCIKMVRKAVDEGLALSKFKEMVERQGGNVKAVEDYDLFKKAPFKYHFKSRDTGYIKEMNTNALGTASMVLGAGRETKESSIDHSAGIVLNKKKGMKVQKGELIATLYSSSMERIKEAERIIENSIIFSPSPVKKRPLILAEIN; this is encoded by the coding sequence ATGAGAATGTATGATATTATCGAAAAAAAAAGAGACGGCGGGGAACTTACCAAAGAAGAAATAAACTTTTTTATAAATGGGTACTGCAATGAAAACATACCTGATTATCAGGTTTCAGCCCTTCTTATGGCTATTTTTTTGAAAGGAATGAATGAAAAAGAGACATCCCTTTTGACAGAGGCTATGGCAAATTCCGGGGATATTGTTGATTTATCTGAGATAGAGGGCTTTAAAGTGGACAAGCACAGTACAGGAGGAGTTGGTGACAAGACCACCTTAATTTTAGCGCCCCTTTGTGCTGCCTGCGGGGTTCCAGTGGCTAAAATGTCAGGAAGGGGACTTGGGCATACCGGGGGGACTATTGACAAACTAGAGTCCATTCCAGGCTTTAAAACAGACATTTCAAAAGAAGAGTTTATTAAAAACGTAAAAGAAATAGGTGTTGCCGTTGTTGGACAGACAGGAAATCTTGCCCCTGCAGACAAAAAATTATATGCTTTAAGGGATGTTACTGCAACTGTCAACAACATTTCCTTAATTGCCAGCAGCATAATGAGCAAGAAAATTGCCAGCGGGGCTGACGGTATTGTTCTGGATGTAAAAACAGGCAGCGGGGCTTTTATGAAAACCGTTGAGGAGTCTGTAAATTTAGCAGAACTAATGGTTAAAATAGGAAAGAATATGGGAAGAAAAACCGTTGCAGTTGTAACTGATATGGATGTACCCCTTGGAAATGCAATAGGAAATTCTTTGGAGGTTATTGAGGCATTAGAGGTATTAAAGGGAAGGGGACCTGATGATTTAAAGGAGCTGTCCTTTGAGTTGGCATCAAAAATGCTTGAAATTTCAGGCTTAGGAGACAAGAATAAATGCATTAAAATGGTACGAAAGGCAGTTGATGAAGGACTAGCCCTTTCAAAATTTAAAGAAATGGTAGAGCGTCAGGGAGGAAATGTAAAGGCGGTAGAAGACTATGATTTATTTAAAAAGGCGCCTTTTAAATACCACTTTAAAAGCAGGGATACAGGCTATATAAAAGAGATGAATACAAATGCCCTTGGAACTGCTTCCATGGTTCTTGGTGCAGGAAGAGAGACAAAAGAAAGCAGCATTGACCACAGTGCTGGCATTGTATTAAATAAGAAAAAGGGAATGAAGGTACAAAAAGGTGAGTTAATTGCCACTCTTTATAGTAGCAGTATGGAAAGGATAAAAGAGGCGGAAAGAATTATAGAAAACAGCATAATTTTTTCCCCATCCCCTGTAAAAAAAAGACCTTTGATTTTAGCAGAGATAAATTAA
- a CDS encoding phosphopentomutase — MKRAIIIVLDGVGIGELPDAYKYKDEGSNTIGNIAKTVKNLNLPNMRNIGLWNIDGIYGGEPSENPSGCFGKMAEKSPGKDTTTGHWELAGVIMERPFPVYPKGFPEEIISEFEKKINSPVLGNCPASGTEIIQRLGDEHVKSGYPIVYTSADSVFQIAAHEGVIPVERLYEMCSIAREILKGEHGVGRVIARPFEGSSGNYVRTKRRKDFSLDPVKKTLLDYACEKGYDVIGVGKIRDIFNSRGITDSVSIYDNMDGVDKTIEFIKGDLEGIVFTNLIDFDMLYGHRKDVEGFKKALEDFDGRIPEIIGELKEDDILIITADHGCDPVTEGTDHTREYVPLLIYGKKIRSGVNLGTRSTFADVAKTVAEYLEIQGDIGGVSFLKEILH, encoded by the coding sequence ATGAAAAGGGCAATTATAATTGTACTTGACGGTGTAGGAATCGGTGAACTTCCGGATGCTTATAAATACAAGGATGAGGGCAGCAATACCATAGGAAATATTGCAAAAACAGTTAAAAATCTTAATTTACCCAATATGAGAAACATAGGACTTTGGAATATAGACGGTATTTATGGGGGAGAACCTTCAGAAAACCCGTCAGGGTGTTTTGGAAAAATGGCGGAAAAATCCCCGGGGAAAGATACCACCACCGGCCATTGGGAACTGGCAGGTGTAATAATGGAAAGACCTTTTCCTGTGTATCCTAAAGGTTTTCCGGAAGAAATAATAAGTGAATTTGAAAAAAAGATAAACTCCCCTGTTTTGGGAAATTGTCCTGCATCAGGGACGGAAATTATACAGAGGTTAGGGGATGAGCATGTAAAGTCGGGTTATCCCATTGTATATACATCGGCAGACAGTGTATTTCAAATTGCTGCCCATGAGGGGGTTATACCCGTTGAAAGGCTTTATGAAATGTGCAGTATAGCAAGGGAAATACTAAAAGGCGAGCACGGGGTTGGCAGGGTGATAGCAAGGCCTTTTGAAGGCAGCAGCGGAAACTATGTGAGGACAAAAAGAAGAAAGGACTTTTCTTTAGACCCTGTAAAGAAAACCTTGTTAGACTATGCTTGTGAAAAGGGTTATGATGTAATAGGTGTGGGAAAAATACGGGATATCTTTAATAGCAGGGGAATTACAGATTCTGTATCCATTTACGACAACATGGATGGAGTTGATAAGACAATTGAGTTTATTAAAGGTGATTTAGAAGGCATTGTATTTACAAATTTAATTGACTTTGACATGTTATACGGGCATAGGAAAGATGTGGAAGGTTTTAAAAAGGCATTAGAGGATTTTGACGGAAGAATTCCTGAAATAATAGGTGAATTAAAGGAAGATGATATTTTGATTATAACGGCAGACCACGGATGTGACCCTGTTACTGAAGGCACTGATCATACAAGGGAATATGTTCCTTTACTTATTTATGGCAAAAAAATTAGAAGCGGTGTTAATCTTGGCACCAGAAGCACTTTTGCAGATGTGGCGAAAACAGTGGCAGAATACCTTGAAATTCAAGGAGATATTGGAGGCGTAAGTTTTTTGAAAGAAATTTTGCATTAA